From the genome of Vicia villosa cultivar HV-30 ecotype Madison, WI linkage group LG2, Vvil1.0, whole genome shotgun sequence, one region includes:
- the LOC131648585 gene encoding uncharacterized protein LOC131648585 — MNGGGQSNRRKTSSTWWQDILALDNVAPENFFAQNCRVRVANGYEASFWHAWWMNEGILKDLYPTLFSFSVLQDVSVASMGGWSNNGWRWSDLGIPQRVIDEQLLALPLSSLLTSLPCLSPLGTVAVPLDSSAQMASPHGCVQNSSVMEQVNVKDAVTWLLDSSGAFSVSSCYLAVSAKHIPMGPVEKHDKAFKIIWKMFVPMKVKAFAWRSFFNRIPTRVALEVHGLNTTTTCCFCGDSDESIEHLFLNCVVATMVWKDMADWIGWKAEKFSTMKESFMRWYGYCKYKKMRHRREGVLWMATCWNIWLVRNGIVFRNDTWNINDIVWNTKILAWKWLVIGKISFTNCNFYNFCKDPLLFMS; from the coding sequence ATGAACGGAGGGGGGCAGTCTAATAGGAGGAAGACTAGTTCAACATGGTGGCAGGATATTCTGGCTCTGGATAATGTCGCTCCCGAAAACTTCTTTGCTCAAAACTGTCGAGTTAGAGTGGCGAACGGTTACGAGGCGTCATTTTGGCACGCATGGTGGATGAATGAAGGAATACTTAAAGACTTATACCCGACGCTGTTTTCGTTTTCTGTTTTGCAGGACGTCTCCGTGGCTTCAATGGGAGGGTGGTCCAATAATGGTTGGAGATGGTCAGACCTTGGCATTCCGCAAAGAGTTATTGACGAACAGCTCTTAGCTTTGCCGCTCAGCAGCCTGCTAACCTCCCTGCCGTGCCTGAGTCCGTTGGGAACAGTTGCTGTCCCTCTAGACAGTTCTGCACAGATGGCTTCTCCGCATGGTTGCGTGCAGAATTCTTCAGTCATGGAGCAAGTGAATGTTAAAGATGCTGTTACTTGGTTGCTGGACAGTAGTGGCGCTTTCTCGGTCTCTAGCTGCTACCTTGCCGTTAGCGCGAAACATATCCCTATGGGTCCGGTGGAAAAGCACGATAAAGCTTTTAAGATTATTTGGAAGATGTTTGTTCCAATGAAGGTGAAGGCTTTCGCTTGGCGGAGTTTTTTTAATAGGATCCCGACTCGTGTCGCTTTGGAGGTTCATGGTCTAAATACTACAACCACATGCTGTTTTTGTGGTGACTCTGATGAATCAATCGAGCACTTATTTCTTAATTGTGTTGTAGCTACCATGGTTTGGAAGGATATGGCGGATTGGATCGGGTGGAAAGCGGAAAAGTTCTCTACCATGAAGGAGAGTTTCATGAGGTGGTATGGTTACTGCAAATACAAGAAAATGAGGCATAGAAGAGAAGGGGTCTTATGGATGGCTACTTGCTGGAACATTTGGTTGGTCAGGAATGGTATCGTGTTCAGAAACGATACGTGGAATATCAACGACATCGTTTGGAATACAAAGATTTTGGCTTGGAAGTGGTTAGTCATAGGAAAAATTAGTTTcaccaattgtaacttttataacTTTTGCAAAGATCCTTTGCTTTTCATGTCGTAA
- the LOC131648588 gene encoding uncharacterized protein LOC131648588, which yields MDGEENSFNLFIQCSKSIECWIRVGLWPLLQRISSNEELFASVIFSFLQVSNHDQKAIFSVTLWSIWKGRNNQVWNQVEDSPTLICQRASQLLTDWKEAQKYRLNNEIITSPPAIIRWEKPQRGRFKCNIDAAFSHNKVGFGACIRDELGNFIVARTEWFSPCTDVVIGEALGLLKAVNWVHDMGYDNMDFELDAKRVMDSVTSPRPNDSDLGAITEECNRLMALFFRNSHVKFVRRQANEVAHALARVAPFMASFHNFYDIPTCIQNIIINEMS from the coding sequence ATGGATGGCGAAGAGAATAGTTTTAACTTATTCATCCAGTGTTCTAAAAGTATAGAGTGTTGGATAAGAGTGGGTTTGTGGCCTTTGTTGCAGCGGATTAGTAGTAATGAAGAATTATTTGCGTCTGTGATTTTCTCCTTTTTGCAGGTTTCCAACCATGACCAAAAAGCGATTTTCTCAGTTACCTTATGGAGTATCTGGAAAGGGAGAAATAATCAGGTTTGGAATCAGGTGGAAGACTCTCCGACGCTCATCTGTCAGCGGGCAAGTCAGTTGTTGACAGATTGGAAAGAAGCTCAGAAATATCGCCTCAACAATGAGATTATTACTTCACCGCCAGCTATTATCAGATGGGAAAAACCGCAGAGGGGCAGATTTAAGTGCAATATTGACGCCGCTTTTTCTCATAATAAGGTTGGTTTTGGTGCCTGTATTAGAGATGAATTGGGTAATTTCATTGTAGCTCGGACTGAATGGTTCTCTCCTTGCACCGATGTTGTTATTGGCGAGGCTCTAGGCCTTCTGAAAGCTGTTAACTGGGTCCATGATATGGGGTACGACAATATGGATTTTGAATTAGATGCTAAGCGGGTTATGGATAGTGTAACCTCTCCGAGACCTAATGACTCGGATCTAGGCGCTATTACGGAAGAATGTAACCGGTTGATGGCCCTCTTCTttaggaactctcatgttaagttCGTTAGAAGACAAGCTAATGAGGTTGCTCACGCTCTTGCACGGGTGGCTCCATTTATGGCTAGTTTTCATAATTTCTATGATATTCCAACATGTATtcagaatattattattaatgaaatgagtTAA
- the LOC131648586 gene encoding uncharacterized protein LOC131648586 gives MALVQDLTVLLQQCSLRVHASDSFSWRDVSSGVFTVKSCYERFKTYLSGPPLNAGLVKEASYLWNVKAPAKILFFGWRIIHNRIATKDQLFKRGVLVDVNDLMCVLCMKKEETLLHLIGGCEITSRIWRRVFHWIGHGLELSFDEFVGFFASCGKVKSLIKRTIAAVIWLATAWCLWLKRNACIFRKELFSFSECMSEIILSSWNWLLSFYKLGVLCNYHTWNILPLLCFEC, from the coding sequence ATGGCCTTAGTACAGGACCTTACGGTCTTACTGCAGCAGTGCAGCCTGCGTGTTCATGCTTCAGACTCTTTTTCGTGGCGAGATGTATCATCGGGTGTGTTTACGGTTAAGTCTTGTTATGAACGCTTCAAAACTTATCTATCGGGTCCTCCTCTTAATGCGGGTTTGGTAAAAGAAGCGTCTTACTTGTGGAATGTCAAAGCTCCCGCAAAAATTCTGTTTTTTGGTTGGCGTATTATTCATAATAGAATAGCAACTAAAGATCAACTTTTCAAAAGAGGTGTTTTGGTGGATGTTAATGACTTGATGTGTGTTTTGTGCATGAAAAAAGAGGAGACTTTACTGCACCTTATTGGAGGTTGTGAGATAACTTCCCGGATATGGAGAAGGGTATTCCATTGGATTGGTCATGGATTGGAGTTATCTTTTGATGAATTTGTTGGATTCTTTGCTTCTTGTGGTAAAGTGAAGAGTTTAATAAAGAGGACTATTGCGGCGGTGATATGGTTGGCAACGGCTTGGTGCTTATGGTTGAAGCGTAATGCTTGTATTTTTAGAAAAGAGTTGTTTAGCTTTTCCGAGTGTATGTCCGAGATTATCCTCTCCTCTTGGAATTGGCTCTTATCTTTCTATAAGCTAGGAGTTCTTTGTAATTATCACACTTGGAATATCCTTCCACTCCTTTGTTTTGAGTGTTAG
- the LOC131648587 gene encoding uncharacterized protein LOC131648587, translated as MAEASDIPDEYWESIFKILNEDENEKHHLHFKSLSLVSNKFLSITSTLQSSLNVYNPTRFFLPAFLKRFTNLTSLNFTCFHDDLNEFLHQLSRFPSNITSLNLSHKPNIPVDGLRAFSQSNKTLTSLKCSNVNSINSYDLLLIVDCFPLLEELGLSGDHQFSICNNLHNGIATLSMKLFKLRKINLSLHSYMNDILLYRLFMNCKLLQEAIIFDCYSVSIEGITLALSERPTLRSLSFTHDSENFTNLFALITNHPSLSYITMEYKRRWRTSMQNSNTWMDYVVSPRLKSLCLVGNTWLSDDNVVTFASIFPNLQLLDLSYCNKISKSICHVLNMCCKIRHLNLAHCSKVKLLEMNFEAPKLELLNLSHTKVKDETLGVISKNCCGLLQLLLEKCVYVTYIGVNRVVENCTQLREINLKK; from the coding sequence ATGGCAGAAGCATCAGATATACCTGATGAATACTGGGAATCCATTTTCAAAATCCTCAACGAAGATGAAAATGAGAAACACCATCTCCACTTCAAGTCTCTCTCCCTCGTTTCAAACAAGTTTCTCTCCATCACCAGCACTCTTCAATCCTCCCTCAATGTCTATAATCCAACACGTTTTTTTCTTCCTGCATTTCTCAAAAGGTTCACCAATCTCACCTCTCTCAACTTCACTTGTTTCCACGATGACCTCAATGAATTTCTCCATCAACTCTCTCGATTTCCATCCAACATCACATCACTCAATCTCTCCCACAAACCCAACATTCCGGTTGATGGCCTGAGAGCCTTCTCTCAGAGTaacaaaaccctaacatctctcaaATGTTCCAACGTGAATTCCATCAATAGCTATGACTTGTTACTCATTGTCGATTGTTTCCCTTTGCTCGAAGAACTCGGCCTAAGTGGAGATCATCAATTCAGCATTTGCAATAACTTACATAATGGGATAGCGACTCTTTCTATGAAACTTTTCAAACTCCGCAAGATTAACCTCTctcttcattcatacatgaacGACATATTGCTCTATCGCTTGTTCATGAATTGTAAGCTTCTCCAAGAGGCCATCATATTTGACTGTTACTCCGTATCCATTGAAGGTATTACTTTAGCTCTCAGTGAAAGACCAACACTGAGGTCTTTATCATTTACTCATGATTCAGAAAATTTTacaaatttgtttgcattgattACAAACCATCCATCACTTAGTTATATCACAATGGAATACAAACGTCGTTGGAGAACCAGTATGCAAAATTCTAATACTTGGATGGATTATGTTGTAAGTCCTCGATTAAAGTCTCTATGTTTGGTTGGAAATACATGGTTAAGTGATGACAACGTCGTAACATTTGCTTCCATTTTCCCTAATTTGCAGCTGCTCGATTTAAGTTATTGCAATAAGATATCTAAAAGCATTTGTCATGTTTTAAACATGTGTTGCAAAATTAGGCATTTGAACTTAGCTCATTGTTCAAAAGTGAAGCTACTTGAAATGAACTTTGAAGCTCCTAAATTGGAGTTGTTAAACTTGTCACATACAAAAGTTAAGGATGAAACACTTGGTGTGATCTCAAAGAATTGTTGCGGCCTTTTGCAACTTTTACTTGAAAAATGTGTTTATGTTACATATATAGGAGTGAACCGTGTGGTAGAAAACTGCACACAATTGAGAGAGATCAATTTGAAGAAATGA